AACCATCAGGCGAAACAAGGATTCCATGCCCTCCTGCACGGCTGTCGATTCGATAATACCAAGAGCTCTGGCGATGGCCTCGAAGGTTGACAAACCGTAAGCATGGACTTCCCTGCGAATTCGCCATTCCGACCTGCGACCTTCCGGCAAGCGCACCATTTCGGCGTGCTCGATACCGGGAAGTCTTTTCCCCATCCGGGCCGACTGACTCCAGGTGCCATCAGGCACAACCAGAGAGATGGTCCTCGGGTCCCGTGGTATCGC
This genomic interval from Pseudomonadota bacterium contains the following:
- a CDS encoding DTW domain-containing protein — its product is AIPRDPRTISLVVPDGTWSQSARMGKRLPGIEHAEMVRLPEGRRSEWRIRREVHAYGLSTFEAIARALGIIESTAVQEGMESLFRLMVCNTLTARGRKNGVFMDVIPPLN